Genomic window (Candidatus Methylomirabilis tolerans):
TAGCGCCGTGCAGCCGACGAATCGGCATCAACCAGAACGTGAAAGGAGACCGTGTCAGCCTGACGAAATTTCTCAGCGACTGCATCAGGTGGATTGACATTAACTGAGACGACGACGAACCCCTTTTCCCGATATTTGTGGTAGAGGCTTTCCATGGCGTTGATCATTTCTGTGGTGCAGCGGGGACAGGTGGCCGACCAAAAGCGGATCAGGACAACCCGCCCTTTCAAATCGTTCGGTATCGTCAGAGGCGCGCCTTGCAGATCCGATAGGACGACCTGTCCGGGGATATCCCCGATACGCAGCGACTCCTCGCGTGCGCAACCGGCCGCGAGCAAGATCGCCAGCAGAACCATCAGCATCGCACGAGCCGTGTTCACATCGTCCTCCTTCTATTGCTGAGCCGCATCCAACGCCTTGATCGTTTCCTCGGAGATGTCTGAAAATCGCAGAATGCGTGTTCCTTTATGATCCTCCAGGAACTCCTTGGCCGAGGCTTCATCTTCGAACGGGATCAGCTCATGACCCATCGGGCCCAAGACATTGCTGCCGATCACGTACAAGGCCTTTTTGGCGTCGATCAGCGCGACCGCGTAGTAGTCCGTCACATGGATATGCATGATGTCCTGAGCCGATTTACCCGGCGAATACTTGGACACATTGAATAAATGCTTGAACATATCCTTGGCGCCGTCATAAAAATGCGCGGAATCGTCCGTAAACTCGATGACGGCGACCCATTTCGGATATTTGTACACAAACATGCCGCATACCGGGCACTTGTCCCTCCTGGTCATGGGTCGTCGCCGACGTTCAGCCGAATCGGCGATGCCGATCGAACAGATCAAGATTGCCGTGATCAGAATGATCGACCATGCGGTGGTAACACGATTGAGCGTAGGCCCGTGTTTCATGATCATGTGTGTCTCCTGCCTAGAGCAGCAGATTCGATGTGACAATCTTGTACACCACAATTGCCGTAAAGACGGTGTAGAGGGCCAATGACGTTAGGGTGAGTTGTTTGATCAGTGTCGGAATGATCGATTGCAGACTCTCTATGCCTCGAAAGGGCAACAGCACCCCGATGCCCGT
Coding sequences:
- a CDS encoding nitrous oxide reductase accessory protein NosL, which encodes MKHGPTLNRVTTAWSIILITAILICSIGIADSAERRRRPMTRRDKCPVCGMFVYKYPKWVAVIEFTDDSAHFYDGAKDMFKHLFNVSKYSPGKSAQDIMHIHVTDYYAVALIDAKKALYVIGSNVLGPMGHELIPFEDEASAKEFLEDHKGTRILRFSDISEETIKALDAAQQ
- a CDS encoding TlpA family protein disulfide reductase, translated to MNTARAMLMVLLAILLAAGCAREESLRIGDIPGQVVLSDLQGAPLTIPNDLKGRVVLIRFWSATCPRCTTEMINAMESLYHKYREKGFVVVSVNVNPPDAVAEKFRQADTVSFHVLVDADSSAARRYGVTDLPTTFILDRNSVVRERILGETGVEMFEPLVKP